The following are encoded in a window of Pieris napi chromosome 23, ilPieNapi1.2, whole genome shotgun sequence genomic DNA:
- the LOC125061363 gene encoding uncharacterized protein LOC125061363 isoform X2 translates to MERISRYQLQLDSMDLNYLPISFSRDFTKTAPLWSFGSDSNEYFEFEIRNKVDDNIQDSTITATCYICAIEVPKLFFKDHCKSKRHYINKCIAETALDRMKKHLQNKEDCEITNDVCDTYFCPECVVTVSQKDQKSHENLQSHKYLAMFDNLFENLYKIYANESDTKNTQDGADISHITDSSKINSIKLDWDPNDSIQYVNNKRQPDEPNVSLDSSKLNRYSISDLKGLDVDCDSSDTSISKTLIDKANNVLKSKEFVSEECESKSNFTSIPFDKDSFENNELSNCISVDGDNFNCNVCYSTFNKNSLNSHINGSRHKMNKVSRVHYMMKESGNDLYCIVCCNILENSVKSAKDHCKGSNHTMLYKKILKENGIRLTRSQIHCELCDKTIPKRNEFVHIFGCKQHHKKRSNNSFCSVCDILIPNNEVKNHDNSDLHKTKLECKQDKFINGNNKAIINMTRNAETMEDTSSNETKTSEPYFCVICLVNVPNTPKNIEMHNNGASHRKKAQQYSEIIVVPESSVKSEVNEANSIYYCDICQCSLHNSSDMIAQHIIGTPHIKKLIKLQESLHTTKELPISKQGEKKAEIVCKVCKVRVPNTKTNISEHGKGKVHLNNYKLTLESENIVSDDNKHYCQSCNVYIENPLKHIEGKNHKNKNKLHIKNLSFKTTLNGDETTNQLSITEAHVAEESILVKTDSTMDQNCSVSDVKTQEQIPLVSGYNNMCNENLSDPEKIDSSPSYTASDKSTLILEHENLSDPEKIDSSPSYTASDKSTHILEHENLSDPEKIDSSPSYTASDKSTLILEHDSKKTPLKIEESNTVIPSSLKEKPNVVQDDQKLLKSEWITILDGEYYCKICSTSLLNVKNHINDRMHRYLHPRFPY, encoded by the exons ATGGAAAGAATATCAAGATACCAATTACAACTAGATTCAATGGACTTGAATTACTTACCCATATCATTTTCAAGAGATTTCACCAAAACAGCTCCTTTATGGAGTTTTGGATCTGATAGTAATGAGTACTTTGAATTTGAAATCCGTAATAAAGTCGATGACAATATCCAAGATT CTACTATAACAGCAACATGTTACATTTGTGCCATAGAAGTTCCCAAATTATTCTTTAAAGACCACTGTAAAAGTAAAAGACACTACATTAATAAATGCATAGCAGAAACAGCATTAGATCGTATgaaaaaacatttacaaaacaaagaaGACTGTGAGATTACCAATGATGTATGTGATACATACTTCTGTCCTGAATGTGTTGTTACTGTCTCCCAAAAAGACCAAAAGTCGCATGAAAACCTTCAATCCCATAAATATTTGGCTATGTTTGACAACTTGTTTGAAAacctttacaaaatatatgcaaATGAAAgtgatacaaaaaatacacaagATGGAGCAGATATATCACATATCACAGATTCATCCAAAATCAATAGCATTAAGCTGGACTGGGATCCTAATGATTCAATacaatatgttaataataaaagacaacCTGATGAGCCTAATGTGAGTTTAGATAGTTCAAAATTAAACAGATATTCAATTTCAGACCTAAAAGGATTGGATGTTGACTGTGATTCTTCTGACACATCCatttcaaaaacattaatagataaagcaaataatgttttaaaaagtaaagaattcGTTTCTGAAGAATGTGAATCtaaatcaaattttacatCTATTCCATTTGACAAAGATTCATTTGAGAACAATGAGCTTTCAAATTGCATTTCTGTAGATGGTGATAACTTTAATTGTAATGTATGTTAttcaacttttaataaaaattcattaaactCACACATAAATGGATCTAGACATAAAATGAACAAGGTATCTAGGGTACATTATATGATGAAGGAATCTGGAAATGATTTGTATTGCATTGTTTGTTgcaatattttagaaaattcaGTTAAGTCAGCAAAGGATCACTGCAAAGGATCAAACCATAcaatgttgtataaaaaaattctgaaAGAAAATGGAATCAGACTCACAAGGTCTCAAATTCATTGTGAACTTTGTGACAAAACTATTCCTAAAAGAAATGAATTTGTCCATATTTTTGGTTGTAAGCAACATCATAAAAAAAGGTCTAATAACTCATTTTGCAGTGTTTGTGATATATTAATACCAAATAATGAAGTCAAAAATCATGACAAttctgatttacataaaactaAGCTAGAATGTAAACAggacaaatttataaatggtaataataaagctataattaatatgacaagAAATGCTGAAACTATGGAAGACACCTCTTCAAATGAAACTAAGACTAGTGAGCCATATTTCTGTGTGATATGTCTAGTAAATGTACCCAACACTCCAAAAAATATAGAGATGCACAATAATGGAGCTTCACATAGAAAGAAGGCTCAACAGTATTCAGAAATAATAGTTGTTCCCGAATCTTCTGTGAAAAGTGAAGTAAATGAAGCcaacagtatttattattgCGACATCTGTCAATGCAGCTTACATAATAGCAGCGACATGATAGCCCAACATATTATTGGAACACCTCATATAAagaagttaataaaattgcaGGAATCGTTACATACAACAAAAGAACTGCCAATCTCAAAACAAGGAGAGAAAAAAGCCGAAATTGTTTGTAAAGTGTGCAAAGTGAGAGTTCCTAAtaccaaaacaaatataagtgAACATGGCAAGGGTAAAGTACATTTGAACAATTATAAACTTACTTTAGAATCAGAAAATATAGTTTCCGATGACAACAAACATTACTGTCAGTcatgtaatgtatatatagagaatcctttaaaacatattgaaggaaaaaatcataaaaataaaaataaactgcaTATAAAGAATCtttcatttaaaacaacaCTTAATGGTGACGAAACCACAAACCAACTGTCAATTACTGAGGCACATGTTGCAGAAGAATCAATATTGGTTAAAACAGATTCAACAATGGACCAAAACTGTTCTGTGTCTGATGTAAAGACGCAGGAACAAATACCATTGGTTTCTGGTTATAATAACATGTGCAATGAAAATCTATCAGACCCTGAAAAG ATAGATTCAAGCCCAAGCTACACTGCTTCTGACAAAAGTACCCTTATCCTCGAGCATGAAAATCTATCAGACCCTGAAAAGATAGATTCAAGCCCAAGCTACACTGCTTCTGACAAAAGTACCCATATCCTCGAGCATGAAAATCTATCAGACCCTGAAAAGATAGATTCAAGCCCAAGCTACACTGCTTCTGACAAAAGTACCCTTATCCTCGAGCATGACAGTAAAAAAACTCCATTAAAAATCGAAGAAAGCAATACTGTAATTCCgagttctttaaaagaaaagccAAATGTTGTACAGGATGatcaaaagttattaaaaagtgaATGGATCACTATACTTGATGGagaatattattgcaaaatatgcAGTACTTCTTtgctaaatgttaaaaatcatataaatgACAGAATGCACCGCTATCTTCATCCAAGATTTccatattaa
- the LOC125061363 gene encoding uncharacterized protein LOC125061363 isoform X1, which produces MERISRYQLQLDSMDLNYLPISFSRDFTKTAPLWSFGSDSNEYFEFEIRNKVDDNIQDSTITATCYICAIEVPKLFFKDHCKSKRHYINKCIAETALDRMKKHLQNKEDCEITNDVCDTYFCPECVVTVSQKDQKSHENLQSHKYLAMFDNLFENLYKIYANESDTKNTQDGADISHITDSSKINSIKLDWDPNDSIQYVNNKRQPDEPNVSLDSSKLNRYSISDLKGLDVDCDSSDTSISKTLIDKANNVLKSKEFVSEECESKSNFTSIPFDKDSFENNELSNCISVDGDNFNCNVCYSTFNKNSLNSHINGSRHKMNKVSRVHYMMKESGNDLYCIVCCNILENSVKSAKDHCKGSNHTMLYKKILKENGIRLTRSQIHCELCDKTIPKRNEFVHIFGCKQHHKKRSNNSFCSVCDILIPNNEVKNHDNSDLHKTKLECKQDKFINGNNKAIINMTRNAETMEDTSSNETKTSEPYFCVICLVNVPNTPKNIEMHNNGASHRKKAQQYSEIIVVPESSVKSEVNEANSIYYCDICQCSLHNSSDMIAQHIIGTPHIKKLIKLQESLHTTKELPISKQGEKKAEIVCKVCKVRVPNTKTNISEHGKGKVHLNNYKLTLESENIVSDDNKHYCQSCNVYIENPLKHIEGKNHKNKNKLHIKNLSFKTTLNGDETTNQLSITEAHVAEESILVKTDSTMDQNCSVSDVKTQEQIPLVSGYNNMCNENLSDPEKIDSSPSYTASDKSTLILEHENLSDPEKIDSSPSYTASDKSTLILEHENLSDPEKIDSSPSYTASDKSTHILEHENLSDPEKIDSSPSYTASDKSTLILEHDSKKTPLKIEESNTVIPSSLKEKPNVVQDDQKLLKSEWITILDGEYYCKICSTSLLNVKNHINDRMHRYLHPRFPY; this is translated from the exons ATGGAAAGAATATCAAGATACCAATTACAACTAGATTCAATGGACTTGAATTACTTACCCATATCATTTTCAAGAGATTTCACCAAAACAGCTCCTTTATGGAGTTTTGGATCTGATAGTAATGAGTACTTTGAATTTGAAATCCGTAATAAAGTCGATGACAATATCCAAGATT CTACTATAACAGCAACATGTTACATTTGTGCCATAGAAGTTCCCAAATTATTCTTTAAAGACCACTGTAAAAGTAAAAGACACTACATTAATAAATGCATAGCAGAAACAGCATTAGATCGTATgaaaaaacatttacaaaacaaagaaGACTGTGAGATTACCAATGATGTATGTGATACATACTTCTGTCCTGAATGTGTTGTTACTGTCTCCCAAAAAGACCAAAAGTCGCATGAAAACCTTCAATCCCATAAATATTTGGCTATGTTTGACAACTTGTTTGAAAacctttacaaaatatatgcaaATGAAAgtgatacaaaaaatacacaagATGGAGCAGATATATCACATATCACAGATTCATCCAAAATCAATAGCATTAAGCTGGACTGGGATCCTAATGATTCAATacaatatgttaataataaaagacaacCTGATGAGCCTAATGTGAGTTTAGATAGTTCAAAATTAAACAGATATTCAATTTCAGACCTAAAAGGATTGGATGTTGACTGTGATTCTTCTGACACATCCatttcaaaaacattaatagataaagcaaataatgttttaaaaagtaaagaattcGTTTCTGAAGAATGTGAATCtaaatcaaattttacatCTATTCCATTTGACAAAGATTCATTTGAGAACAATGAGCTTTCAAATTGCATTTCTGTAGATGGTGATAACTTTAATTGTAATGTATGTTAttcaacttttaataaaaattcattaaactCACACATAAATGGATCTAGACATAAAATGAACAAGGTATCTAGGGTACATTATATGATGAAGGAATCTGGAAATGATTTGTATTGCATTGTTTGTTgcaatattttagaaaattcaGTTAAGTCAGCAAAGGATCACTGCAAAGGATCAAACCATAcaatgttgtataaaaaaattctgaaAGAAAATGGAATCAGACTCACAAGGTCTCAAATTCATTGTGAACTTTGTGACAAAACTATTCCTAAAAGAAATGAATTTGTCCATATTTTTGGTTGTAAGCAACATCATAAAAAAAGGTCTAATAACTCATTTTGCAGTGTTTGTGATATATTAATACCAAATAATGAAGTCAAAAATCATGACAAttctgatttacataaaactaAGCTAGAATGTAAACAggacaaatttataaatggtaataataaagctataattaatatgacaagAAATGCTGAAACTATGGAAGACACCTCTTCAAATGAAACTAAGACTAGTGAGCCATATTTCTGTGTGATATGTCTAGTAAATGTACCCAACACTCCAAAAAATATAGAGATGCACAATAATGGAGCTTCACATAGAAAGAAGGCTCAACAGTATTCAGAAATAATAGTTGTTCCCGAATCTTCTGTGAAAAGTGAAGTAAATGAAGCcaacagtatttattattgCGACATCTGTCAATGCAGCTTACATAATAGCAGCGACATGATAGCCCAACATATTATTGGAACACCTCATATAAagaagttaataaaattgcaGGAATCGTTACATACAACAAAAGAACTGCCAATCTCAAAACAAGGAGAGAAAAAAGCCGAAATTGTTTGTAAAGTGTGCAAAGTGAGAGTTCCTAAtaccaaaacaaatataagtgAACATGGCAAGGGTAAAGTACATTTGAACAATTATAAACTTACTTTAGAATCAGAAAATATAGTTTCCGATGACAACAAACATTACTGTCAGTcatgtaatgtatatatagagaatcctttaaaacatattgaaggaaaaaatcataaaaataaaaataaactgcaTATAAAGAATCtttcatttaaaacaacaCTTAATGGTGACGAAACCACAAACCAACTGTCAATTACTGAGGCACATGTTGCAGAAGAATCAATATTGGTTAAAACAGATTCAACAATGGACCAAAACTGTTCTGTGTCTGATGTAAAGACGCAGGAACAAATACCATTGGTTTCTGGTTATAATAACATGTGCAATGAAAATCTATCAGACCCTGAAAAGATAGATTCAAGCCCAAGCTACACTGCTTCTGACAAAAGTACCCTTATCCTCGAGCATGAAAATCTATCAGACCCTGAAAAGATAGATTCAAGCCCAAGCTACACTGCTTCTGACAAAAGTACCCTTATCCTCGAGCATGAAAATCTATCAGACCCTGAAAAGATAGATTCAAGCCCAAGCTACACTGCTTCTGACAAAAGTACCCATATCCTCGAGCATGAAAATCTATCAGACCCTGAAAAGATAGATTCAAGCCCAAGCTACACTGCTTCTGACAAAAGTACCCTTATCCTCGAGCATGACAGTAAAAAAACTCCATTAAAAATCGAAGAAAGCAATACTGTAATTCCgagttctttaaaagaaaagccAAATGTTGTACAGGATGatcaaaagttattaaaaagtgaATGGATCACTATACTTGATGGagaatattattgcaaaatatgcAGTACTTCTTtgctaaatgttaaaaatcatataaatgACAGAATGCACCGCTATCTTCATCCAAGATTTccatattaa
- the LOC125061365 gene encoding bromodomain-containing protein 8-like isoform X2 encodes MTSIQERLQLKRAPLDTWNIREQLCLASAVVRSGDQNWMSVSRALKSLADPNRPQDWYSQKNCAVQYGALLEHVETPKRKKRNSEGGVETPQESILKRLRDQRVQEIKNSLAEINAEYEQIKNEVNEVRNSSTSEEKLQELWAEIEASKQKRERENATRAAWMKEREERILKAEKTWRPQTTVATTTQVTSATPSSPLLSSLLKSTPVVTTPQHILHPNNCIETVSPSAGAPTLSLLLEQPQDKEHAAIEHIKSQLVQIEHQLKASTSGSPVPNPPSIVTTAVTPAVDIDDIEIKAEDVYAFSDIDIHIPPVAAMHKPRVEKQYKKEEEPCVIEEPMQEDKVEEVPVSEPIVEPSNTTEDVQVELIKTEVIQEEETIPETEIVPEVKIAFPEVKFPTPEIKVIQSDDTQPKVEQEPLEASLPLEEEVKQEKTEIEGPVEEPIVEEIQDVPEKEVIEEKVDEPEPAPLKEDIPQEDAQPEPEAAEVETNIPTEEIPLPESPKPEEPVIEETAPEAQPEPEADTEVNVQIQDIPLPETEETKEEMEEVRETKEEKKEEDEDSIPLKDMIKEEIVQEKDKEEEAHTETDDDTPMELSREEDKEGKTKRDYSRKKKPDSRTCSGSESAPDSPSSSEAERQHRLWKKSVMLVYSRLCAHKYASLFLRPITDEEAPGYSTIVKRPMDLSTIRRNIDAGHIRTTAQFQRDVLLMLSNALMYNSTSHSVYAMAKDMFEEAQCQLGMLLAAQAHAGLVNTAPPTRKRRPQTNPNSPSQFKTQRL; translated from the exons ATGACCTCCATTCAAGAGCGCCTACAACTTAAGCGTGCACCGCTGGATACATGGAATATAAGAGAGCAGCTATGTCTTGCCTCAGCAGTAGTCAGAAGTGGCGATCAAAATTGGATGTCTGTTTCGCGGGCGCTTAAGTCTCTTGCTGATCCCAATCGCCCCCAGGATTGGTATTCACAAAAAAA tTGTGCTGTCCAGTATGGTGCTTTATTGGAACATGTGGAAACTCCAAAGCGCAAGAAGAGGAATTCAGAAGGTGGCGTGGAGACACCACAGGAAAGCATCCTCAAACGGCTTAGGGATCAGAGAGTACAGGAGATAAAGAATAGCCTAGCTGAAATAAATGCAGAATATGAACAAATAaag AATGAAGTAAATGAAGTGCGTAACTCATCAACATCTGAAGAAAAACTTCAAGAGCTATGGGCTGAGATTGAAGCGTCTAAACAGAAAAGAGAAAGAGAAAATGCTACTCGTGCAGCTTGGATGAAAGAGAGAGAGGAGCGAATACTCAAGGCTGAAAAGACATGGAGACCTCAGACCACTGTTGCCACCACTACACAAG tTACATCTGCCACGCCTTCATCACCACTGTTATCCTCTTTGTTAAAGTCCACACCAGTCGTCACCACACCACAGCATATCTTACACCCAAACAATTGTATCG AAACAGTGTCACCCAGTGCCGGTGCCCCGACACTGTCTTTATTATTAGAACAGCCACAAGATAAAGAACATGCAGCGATAGAACATAttaaaagtcaattggtgcagATTGAACATCAGCTTAaag CGAGCACGAGTGGGTCACCAGTGCCTAACCCCCCTTCAATAGTAACGACAGCTGTCACCCCTGCAGTGGATATAGATGATATAGAGATAAAGGCGGAAGATGTATATGCGTTCAGtgatatagatatacatataccaCCCGTGGCTGCGATGCACAAGCCaag ggTGGAAAAGCAATATAAGAAAGAAGAAGAACCATGTGTTATTGAGGAGCCTATGCAAGAAGATAAG GTTGAAGAAGTTCCTGTATCAGAGCCGATAGTAGAACCATCGAATACTACGGAAGATGTAcag GTTGAACTGATAAAAACAGAAGTGATACAGGAGGAAGAAACCATACCGGAAACGGAAATAGTGCCGGAAGTAAAAATTGCTTTCCCGGAAGTTAAATTTCCGACACCGgaaataaaagttatacaGTCGGATGATACGCAG CCAAAAGTAGAGCAAGAGCCGCTAGAAGCTAGCCTTCCGCTAGAGGAAGAAGTTAAACAAGAGAAAACGGAAATTGAGGGTCCTGTGGAGGAGCCGATTGTAGAAGAAATACAAGATGTTCCAGAGAAAGAAGTAATAGAGGAAAAAGTAGATGA acCCGAGCCTGCACCATTAAAAGAAGATATACCACAAGAAGACGCACAGCCTGAGCCAGAAGCTGCAGAGGTGGAGACAAACATACCGACGGAAGAGATACCTTTGCCGGAGTCACCTAAACCTGAGG AACCAGTTATTGAAGAGACGGCACCAGAAGCACAGCCTGAACCAGAAGCGGATACAGAAGTGAATGTGCAAATACAAGATATACCGCTGCCGGAGACGGAAGAGACCAAAGAGGAAATGGAAGAAGTTAGAGAAACGAaagaagaaaagaaagaagaagATGAG gaCTCAATACCACTAAAGGATATGATAAAGGAAGAAATAGTACAAGAGAAAGACAAAGAAGAAGAAGCTCATACTGAAACAGATGACGATACTCCCATGGAG ttaAGCAGAGAAGAAGATAAAGAAGGAAAAACAAAGAGAGATTATTCAAGGAAGAAGAAACCGGATTCCAGAA cGTGTTCTGGTTCGGAAAGTGCCCCGGATTCCCCGAGCTCAAGCGAAGCAGAGAGACAACACCGACTCTGGAAGAAGAGTGTTATGCTTGTCTATAGCAG GTTATGCGCACACAAGTACGCGTCGTTGTTCCTGCGACCTATCACCGATGAAGAGGCACCGGGGTATAGCACTATAGTGAAGAGGCCTATGGATCTTTCGACCATTCGACGGAATATAGATGCGGGGCatattag AACCACCGCACAATTCCAGCGTGATGTGTTACTGATGTTATCAAACGCACTTATGTACAACAGCACTTCGCACAGTGTTTATGCAATGGCTAAAGACATGTTTGAAGAG GCACAATGTCAGCTGGGGATGTTGTTAGCTGCGCAAGCGCACGCAGGTCTAGTGAATACGGCGCCTCCGACGCGCAAAAGGCGACCGCAGACAAATCCAAATTCACCTTCGCAGTTTAAGACTCAGAGATTgtaa
- the LOC125061365 gene encoding bromodomain-containing protein 8-like isoform X1, with amino-acid sequence MTSIQERLQLKRAPLDTWNIREQLCLASAVVRSGDQNWMSVSRALKSLADPNRPQDWYSQKNCAVQYGALLEHVETPKRKKRNSEGGVETPQESILKRLRDQRVQEIKNSLAEINAEYEQIKNEVNEVRNSSTSEEKLQELWAEIEASKQKRERENATRAAWMKEREERILKAEKTWRPQTTVATTTQVTSATPSSPLLSSLLKSTPVVTTPQHILHPNNCIETVSPSAGAPTLSLLLEQPQDKEHAAIEHIKSQLVQIEHQLKASTSGSPVPNPPSIVTTAVTPAVDIDDIEIKAEDVYAFSDIDIHIPPVAAMHKPRVEKQYKKEEEPCVIEEPMQEDKVEEVPVSEPIVEPSNTTEDVQVELIKTEVIQEEETIPETEIVPEVKIAFPEVKFPTPEIKVIQSDDTQLQPKVEQEPLEASLPLEEEVKQEKTEIEGPVEEPIVEEIQDVPEKEVIEEKVDEPEPAPLKEDIPQEDAQPEPEAAEVETNIPTEEIPLPESPKPEEPVIEETAPEAQPEPEADTEVNVQIQDIPLPETEETKEEMEEVRETKEEKKEEDEDSIPLKDMIKEEIVQEKDKEEEAHTETDDDTPMELSREEDKEGKTKRDYSRKKKPDSRTCSGSESAPDSPSSSEAERQHRLWKKSVMLVYSRLCAHKYASLFLRPITDEEAPGYSTIVKRPMDLSTIRRNIDAGHIRTTAQFQRDVLLMLSNALMYNSTSHSVYAMAKDMFEEAQCQLGMLLAAQAHAGLVNTAPPTRKRRPQTNPNSPSQFKTQRL; translated from the exons ATGACCTCCATTCAAGAGCGCCTACAACTTAAGCGTGCACCGCTGGATACATGGAATATAAGAGAGCAGCTATGTCTTGCCTCAGCAGTAGTCAGAAGTGGCGATCAAAATTGGATGTCTGTTTCGCGGGCGCTTAAGTCTCTTGCTGATCCCAATCGCCCCCAGGATTGGTATTCACAAAAAAA tTGTGCTGTCCAGTATGGTGCTTTATTGGAACATGTGGAAACTCCAAAGCGCAAGAAGAGGAATTCAGAAGGTGGCGTGGAGACACCACAGGAAAGCATCCTCAAACGGCTTAGGGATCAGAGAGTACAGGAGATAAAGAATAGCCTAGCTGAAATAAATGCAGAATATGAACAAATAaag AATGAAGTAAATGAAGTGCGTAACTCATCAACATCTGAAGAAAAACTTCAAGAGCTATGGGCTGAGATTGAAGCGTCTAAACAGAAAAGAGAAAGAGAAAATGCTACTCGTGCAGCTTGGATGAAAGAGAGAGAGGAGCGAATACTCAAGGCTGAAAAGACATGGAGACCTCAGACCACTGTTGCCACCACTACACAAG tTACATCTGCCACGCCTTCATCACCACTGTTATCCTCTTTGTTAAAGTCCACACCAGTCGTCACCACACCACAGCATATCTTACACCCAAACAATTGTATCG AAACAGTGTCACCCAGTGCCGGTGCCCCGACACTGTCTTTATTATTAGAACAGCCACAAGATAAAGAACATGCAGCGATAGAACATAttaaaagtcaattggtgcagATTGAACATCAGCTTAaag CGAGCACGAGTGGGTCACCAGTGCCTAACCCCCCTTCAATAGTAACGACAGCTGTCACCCCTGCAGTGGATATAGATGATATAGAGATAAAGGCGGAAGATGTATATGCGTTCAGtgatatagatatacatataccaCCCGTGGCTGCGATGCACAAGCCaag ggTGGAAAAGCAATATAAGAAAGAAGAAGAACCATGTGTTATTGAGGAGCCTATGCAAGAAGATAAG GTTGAAGAAGTTCCTGTATCAGAGCCGATAGTAGAACCATCGAATACTACGGAAGATGTAcag GTTGAACTGATAAAAACAGAAGTGATACAGGAGGAAGAAACCATACCGGAAACGGAAATAGTGCCGGAAGTAAAAATTGCTTTCCCGGAAGTTAAATTTCCGACACCGgaaataaaagttatacaGTCGGATGATACGCAG TTACAGCCAAAAGTAGAGCAAGAGCCGCTAGAAGCTAGCCTTCCGCTAGAGGAAGAAGTTAAACAAGAGAAAACGGAAATTGAGGGTCCTGTGGAGGAGCCGATTGTAGAAGAAATACAAGATGTTCCAGAGAAAGAAGTAATAGAGGAAAAAGTAGATGA acCCGAGCCTGCACCATTAAAAGAAGATATACCACAAGAAGACGCACAGCCTGAGCCAGAAGCTGCAGAGGTGGAGACAAACATACCGACGGAAGAGATACCTTTGCCGGAGTCACCTAAACCTGAGG AACCAGTTATTGAAGAGACGGCACCAGAAGCACAGCCTGAACCAGAAGCGGATACAGAAGTGAATGTGCAAATACAAGATATACCGCTGCCGGAGACGGAAGAGACCAAAGAGGAAATGGAAGAAGTTAGAGAAACGAaagaagaaaagaaagaagaagATGAG gaCTCAATACCACTAAAGGATATGATAAAGGAAGAAATAGTACAAGAGAAAGACAAAGAAGAAGAAGCTCATACTGAAACAGATGACGATACTCCCATGGAG ttaAGCAGAGAAGAAGATAAAGAAGGAAAAACAAAGAGAGATTATTCAAGGAAGAAGAAACCGGATTCCAGAA cGTGTTCTGGTTCGGAAAGTGCCCCGGATTCCCCGAGCTCAAGCGAAGCAGAGAGACAACACCGACTCTGGAAGAAGAGTGTTATGCTTGTCTATAGCAG GTTATGCGCACACAAGTACGCGTCGTTGTTCCTGCGACCTATCACCGATGAAGAGGCACCGGGGTATAGCACTATAGTGAAGAGGCCTATGGATCTTTCGACCATTCGACGGAATATAGATGCGGGGCatattag AACCACCGCACAATTCCAGCGTGATGTGTTACTGATGTTATCAAACGCACTTATGTACAACAGCACTTCGCACAGTGTTTATGCAATGGCTAAAGACATGTTTGAAGAG GCACAATGTCAGCTGGGGATGTTGTTAGCTGCGCAAGCGCACGCAGGTCTAGTGAATACGGCGCCTCCGACGCGCAAAAGGCGACCGCAGACAAATCCAAATTCACCTTCGCAGTTTAAGACTCAGAGATTgtaa